From the genome of Candidatus Bathyarchaeota archaeon:
GAGGCTACTTTGAAAGTAAATGAGTCCCAACTATTAAGAGTAGTGAATAAAGCAAGGGAATTATTAGGTAATTTGAAAGGAAGGAAGATAGCAATTCTGGGTTTGGCATTTAAGCCAAATACTGATGATATACGAGAAGCAGTTTCGATAAAAATAATCGAAGAACTTATGCATGATAAAGCAGAGATTCGTGCATACGATCCTAAAGCAATGAAGAATTTTAGGAAAAAATTTGGAGAGAAAATCGCTTATATGGATTCTGCAAAGGAATGTATCAAAGACACTGTGTGCTGTATTATAGTTACGGAATGGCATGAATTCAAGGATATTAAACCAGAGTATTTCAAGAAAGTCATGAAAAGACCGTTGGTTATCGATGGTAGACGTTTATATGATGCAGGAGAATTCTCGAATAAGCTTGAATATTTTGCAATTGGTTTGGGTTCTAGTAGATTATGTTGGAACTCAGTTAAGTAAAATATTGCGCACTAATTTAAATATCAATTAAATTGTAGTTAAGTCCTCCAACACCGAGCTTCTCTGCTAATTTAAGATGTACCATGCTACTTGTTTCATTATGCTTACCAATTTTATCTTTTTGCGATGATGGCCCAGGCATCTCTTTATCGATCAAATCTATGCTGGCTTTATCAATTGCTACAGGATCCAGTGATGCTAAGATTCCTATATCTTGTATCAGTGCATTTCCAGAAGGCGTACAGCAATCACATAACGGCGTAACATCCTGAATGAAATTCAGATAACCTATTTTAGATTTCAATCCATTCAATATGCCATATACTGCGTGAGCCATGTATGATTGAAGCTTTTCTTTTGAATTATCAGGCCATTTCCATGCCTTGTTTGGGCACTCGAACATACAATGACTGCAAGACATACATTCTTCTAGATCCATTACCGGTTTTCCATTTTGCATACTCATAGCTTTAAAGACACACTCTTCAATACACACATTACACTCATCACATTTTGATTCATCCAAAATGGGTCTGTTGGCCGAGTGCTGTGCTGCTTTTCCTTCTTTGGTTACAAAACCCATTCCTATGTTCTTTAATGATCCGCCCAAACCTGTAAGTAGATGCCCCTTGACATGAGTAACGGTAATAATAGAATCGGCTTTGAGTAATCCAGATGCGACCTTTATACTTTTAAATCCACACTCGCCAACTTTATTATCTATTTGGAATTCTGAACCATCATAACCATCTTTGTCAGCTATTATTATAGGAGCTGCAACCGTTTCTTTTGTAAAACCATTGTATGCGGCTGCCTCCAAGTATCCTTTGGCAGTAAATCTTTTCTTAGTATACAATGACGTAGTATCTGTAACGAAAGGTTTTCCACCTACTTTCTTAACGAGTTCAACAACCTTCCTAACATAAGCGGGTCTTATGTAAGTCAAATTTCCAAGTTCGCCCATATGGAGTTTTACAGCGACTGAATCCCCTTTTGAAATGACATCTGCCAAGGAATTCATGAAGAGATTTTCTAAACCATCTAGAATGTTTTTATCTTTACTATATCTAAAGAATGATACATCGGCCATTTTATTTTTCTACCTTAAATTTATTTCCTTATTCCAAGCAAAATCTGTTTAAAATGCTTATCGCTTTCTCAAGAGTCTGTTAAGCAATTGTATAATATATACAAAATCTTGATTGAAACTCATTATGCATCGTCAAGTTGAAAAAGTAAAATAGTTTATAGAAAAAAATCTAAATAAGCTATGGAATGAAATCTCTCCAAAAAGTCCTCCGTAACATACAAATAGGCAGCTATTTCCCTTTTTTTTTAATTAGGAATAATCGAAATCCGTGGTGTAAGACTTCAGAGCTACGGAATATTCAAGAAAATATGTTCAAGTCAATTCTTAAACACGCTTACGAAAACGTACCATTTTATCACAGAATCTATAAACAATATGGAGTCGAGCCAAATGACATAAAGAATATAGAAGATATTAAGAAATTGCCTATTATATCCAAACAAGATTTTAGGAAATATTCAGTTAATGAAAGATTCAGTAGAAATTTTAATTTTCAAAGATGTATTGAATATAGGACCTCTGGCTCAACAGGAGAACCTTTCGTAATATATCAAGAACCAAAAGCTGAAGCCTATCTGAGGGCACTTCATTTGCGTAGGTTATCAGCACACGGTTTTAGACCTTGGCAAACCATTGTTGTATTCGGCCCTTATTGGCGAACACAAGATAGAGAGAGGTGGTTTATACCTAAAGCCCACTCTCTTTCCCTTGTAGATGATATCCAAGATAATCTCTCTAGACTAAGAGCTATAAAACCCGATGTGATTTGGGGGCCACCATCATATTTACGACTTTTAGCTGAAGCAACTCATAAGATTGGCGTAGGAGAAATGAAGCCTCAGATTATTATTACTGGAGGAGAAACGCTTGATCCTTTAACTCGTTCTAGAATAGAGTCAGTTTTCGAAGTTAAAGTCTTTGACGAATATGGTACTGTGGAAGTTGCAAGTAGGGCTATAGCTTGGCAGTGCAATAAGCATGCAGGATACCATATAAATATGGATGCTGTGTACCTTGAGTTTCTAAAGGAAGATGAATTTTCCTCAGTTGATGAAGGAGGACAAATAGTTGCAACTAACCTCTTCAGATATGCAACTCCCATGATAAGATATATGACTGGTGATATTGGAATGCCATCCAAGATTCGTTGCGACTGTGGAAGAAGCTTCCCCATCTTAGATAGCATTGAAGGCAGATCTGACGATTTCCTTATAATGCCAAATGGAAGATTTATTTCACCTCGAAGCGCACTTGTAATATTTAACAATATCCAAAGAATACGACAATTTCAAATAGTTCAAGAAAATTTGAATAAAATAATTATTTCCATAGAACCAATATCTATTGGAAATTTTAATACTAAGCAACTAAAATCTAGATGTTTGAAACTCTTTGGACGTGATGTACAAATAGAGTTTGACCTTGGACCGATAATCATAGAAAAAGGGAAGAAACCTCGAATTGTAACTTCTAAGATAGCGCATATTGTCTAGAGCTTTGCTCATTATTTTTTATACATTCTAGGCAATTCTTTAATGTATATACAAGTTAGAAATAACACAGTCTAACTTAAGCTAGATTTTAGAGGATTTCTGAGTTTTGAAGATTCTCTTCGTATGCGATTACTATCCGCCCCATGTCGGCGGAGCAGAATTAGTCTATAGAAGATATTGTGAAGGACTAGCTAAGCGTGGGCATTCAGTCAGAGTGGTGACTATAAAACACTCTAATGAGGTGCCCCACAAGGAGTTAGTTAATAGAGTTTGGATTTTTAGAGTAAAAACACCTCTAAATTCTAGGTATCTTTTTTCTTTTTGGTCATTTCCTAAAGTTGTTAGATATGCAAGAGAAGCGGATTTGGTTCATTGTGGTTTTTTTGTTGCCCCTTTTTCAGCCATTCCTGCTGCTAGGCTAATGGGTAAGCCCTTGGTAGTTACTGTTCATGAAATTTGGGGAAATTTGTGGTTTGATTTTGAGAGAAATCCCTTTAAGGCCATTATAAATTATTTAGGAGAGAAGTTACTTACTGCAATATCTTATGATGGTATAACATGTCCAAGCAAATACACTCTTAAATCGTTGGTTAGATTTGGCATAAAAAAGGAACTAATCACATACTTACAGAATGGGGTTGAAAGCGATCTATTTAGAGCAAAGCCCAGAGATTTAGGACTAAATAAAAAACTTGGTTTAGAAGGTTCTAAAGTCTACATGTTCTATGGAAGGCCGGGCATAAGTAAAGGTATAGAGTATCTGATAAAAGCGGCTG
Proteins encoded in this window:
- a CDS encoding UDP-glucose 6-dehydrogenase, which codes for EATLKVNESQLLRVVNKARELLGNLKGRKIAILGLAFKPNTDDIREAVSIKIIEELMHDKAEIRAYDPKAMKNFRKKFGEKIAYMDSAKECIKDTVCCIIVTEWHEFKDIKPEYFKKVMKRPLVIDGRRLYDAGEFSNKLEYFAIGLGSSRLCWNSVK
- a CDS encoding DUF362 domain-containing protein, which codes for MADVSFFRYSKDKNILDGLENLFMNSLADVISKGDSVAVKLHMGELGNLTYIRPAYVRKVVELVKKVGGKPFVTDTTSLYTKKRFTAKGYLEAAAYNGFTKETVAAPIIIADKDGYDGSEFQIDNKVGECGFKSIKVASGLLKADSIITVTHVKGHLLTGLGGSLKNIGMGFVTKEGKAAQHSANRPILDESKCDECNVCIEECVFKAMSMQNGKPVMDLEECMSCSHCMFECPNKAWKWPDNSKEKLQSYMAHAVYGILNGLKSKIGYLNFIQDVTPLCDCCTPSGNALIQDIGILASLDPVAIDKASIDLIDKEMPGPSSQKDKIGKHNETSSMVHLKLAEKLGVGGLNYNLIDI
- a CDS encoding glycosyltransferase family 4 protein, which translates into the protein MKILFVCDYYPPHVGGAELVYRRYCEGLAKRGHSVRVVTIKHSNEVPHKELVNRVWIFRVKTPLNSRYLFSFWSFPKVVRYAREADLVHCGFFVAPFSAIPAARLMGKPLVVTVHEIWGNLWFDFERNPFKAIINYLGEKLLTAISYDGITCPSKYTLKSLVRFGIKKELITYLQNGVESDLFRAKPRDLGLNKKLGLEGSKVYMFYGRPGISKGIEYLIKAA